The following are encoded together in the Brassica napus cultivar Da-Ae chromosome A9, Da-Ae, whole genome shotgun sequence genome:
- the LOC106367036 gene encoding uncharacterized protein LOC106367036 translates to MWPSRRKANGSRCSCTRGEIDGISGGESFDRTCTHCNGSDSIKPDPASSWFLSSLSETKLDDSEKLRRIIVASLKGFSVGTGIKGGLALFSIIVRFARRRSSSKSRRTGDFSNSEAISMGIKETLRYGLFLGTFAGTFVSVDEAICSLVGHQRTAKWRALFAGLVAGPSMLLTGPNTTHTSLAVYILMRAAVLASRCGIKSKRFGSICKPLTWEHGDLFLMCLSSSQILSAYILKQESLPSSYKSFLNKHGGKDLSILQGIKDLASAKPFTNLRAIEKHYKSVGVDIKLDPNMRIPCSMIHGGESCTKHGLTFFLQAYMRALPVYVPVYLIPALIVHRQDLLKKQYSILGKGLFGTARSSLFLSTYCTSAWVWTCLLFRTLDTCNIPLVAIATFPTGLALAIEKKSRRIEISLYCLARAIESFFTSMTEAGYIRPPKILRRADVVVFSVSTAIIMHCYAQEREVFRSKYLNVLDWVFGVPPPPPPPLPSEET, encoded by the exons ATGTGGCCGTCTCGCCGAAAGGCGAACGGTTCTCGGTGCTCATGTACCCGTGGTGAAATCGATGGAATCTCCGGCGGCGAATCGTTTGACCGTACATGCACGCATTGCAACGGTTCGGATTCGATTAAACCTGATCCCGCTTCCTCTTGGTTCCTGTCTTCTTTATCTGAAACGAAACTGGACGACTCGGAGAAGCTGCGTAGAATCATCGTCGCTTCCCTCAAAGGATTCTCCGTAGGTACTGGGATTAAAGGTGGATTAGCTCTTTTCTCTATCATAGTTCGTTTCGCTCGCCGTAGGTCTTCTTCTAAATCGAG GAGAACCGGTGATTTCTCGAATAGTGAAGCTATTTCCATGGGGATTAAGGAGACACTAAGATACGGACTGTTCTTGGGAACTTTTGCTGGTACTTTTGTCTCCGTAGACGAAGCTATTTGTTCTCTTGTAGGACACCAAAG AACTGCAAAGTGGAGGGCCCTGTTTGCTGGTTTAGTTGCTGGGCCATCGATGCTTCTCACTGGACCTAACACAACACACACGAGTTTGGCTGTTTACATCCTGATGCGTGCGGCGGTTCTTGCGTCCCGGTGCGGCATTAAAAGCAAACGGTTTGGTTCCATTTGCAAGCCGCTTACTTGGGAACATGGGGACTTGTTTCTCATGTGTCTCTCATCTTCTCAGATTTT GTCTGCTTACATTTTAAAGCAAGAAAGTCTTCCTTCATCCTATAAGTCCTTCCTTAACAAACATGGTGGGAAGGATCTTTCTATCTTACAAGGCATTAAAGATCTTGCAAGCGCCAAACCATTCACCAATTTAAGGgcaattgagaaacattacaagtCTGTTGGAGTTGATATCAAACTTGATCCCAACATGAGAATCCCATGTTCG ATGATACATGGAGGAGAATCATGTACTAAGCACGGTCTTACATTTTTCCTTCAAGCTTACATGAGGGCGCTCCCTGTCTACGTCCCTGTCTACTTGATTCCAGCGCTGATAGTCCATCGCCAAGACCTACtaaaaaa GCAATACTCTATACTTGGCAAGGGTCTTTTTGGCACAGCGAGATCTAGTTTGTTTCTCTCCACTTACTGCACTTCTGCCTG GGTTTGGACTTGCCTACTTTTCCGGACACTTGATACATGCAACATACCACTCGTGGCCATTGCAACG TTCCCAACAGGACTGGCCTTGGCAATTGAAAAGAAAAGCAGAAGGATAGAGATATCACTATACTGCTTAGCGAGGGCAATAGAGAGCTTCTTCACTTCCATGACGGAGGCAGGATACATTCGACCGCCCAAGATTCTTAGAAGAGCAGATGTAGTCGTGTTCAGCGTTTCGACAGCTATTATAATGCACTGCTACGCGCAGGAGAGGGAGGTATTTCGATCAAAATATTTGAACGTCCTAGATTGGGTTTTCGGTGTtcctcctccacctcctcctcctcttccttctGAAGAAACCTAG